TTATTGATTAGTTTtactaatttttctattttttgacttCTATTATCTTTTCAAATTCAGCAATTCCGATATTGCCTATTTCTGATGATGACTTGCCATTATGAAATCGTGTTCTGGGCATATGTCCTGCATAACCAGGGATCTGTCCATGTCGGCGCAGTAGATCTCTCGCGGTTATTTCGTGTAGATTGCAATAGAACTTGACTTCCTCTCTATCTGCAACATATTCCGGTGGCTCTGTAAGAATTGGACGCAACCGTTGCCCAGCTGTGGGATGTTTCGCTAGACGAACATGAGTCATTACGCCATAGTTTTCGCCAACACCGTCCGTCCTCCTGATTCCTGAATTAGGAGTAAATCCTGTATAACCAGGAATAAAATAAGGATCAAGCGACTTG
The window above is part of the Argiope bruennichi chromosome 7, qqArgBrue1.1, whole genome shotgun sequence genome. Proteins encoded here:
- the LOC129975509 gene encoding protein FAM166B-like, producing the protein MQNCIVCPENPIKQYGDGNHKHKHGRDHTAEDRQVRQLIIPPQPHFVPGYTGCTPGAGPQRLFIVADSYGKYTHELLHGHRIAGSRLSPLNSDLRFVNLFVSPPRHNPKQQLDNPHKSLDPYFIPGYTGFTPNSGIRRTDGVGENYGVMTHVRLAKHPTAGQRLRPILTEPPEYVADREEVKFYCNLHEITARDLLRRHGQIPGYAGHMPRTRFHNGKSSSEIGNIGIAEFEKIIEVKK